A single region of the Cyanobacteria bacterium FACHB-DQ100 genome encodes:
- a CDS encoding M23 family metallopeptidase translates to MQYRGWLLAGMLSFGMMPLAQSAEVGCPAPALSRMARHTVKSGESLESIASRYNLIPATLMGLNPNVRSGKATVGQQLMIPPYNGIRVEVPSGQSLKDLAARYRVRPDVLYEVNGCQRSPKVVFVPGVNWSPNEATAPTLVGVSSVLSGSPLSGSAPIALGFGWYLPNRATKPVFHSGIDLLASLGTPAQAIGEGTVAFAGNQGAYGNLVVINHQQGYQTRYAQLARINVKVGQKIKRGTTIGTVGQTGTPTTSQPHLHFEVRSNSKLGWVAEDPIAFIRK, encoded by the coding sequence ATGCAGTACCGTGGGTGGCTCCTTGCTGGAATGTTGAGTTTTGGAATGATGCCGCTGGCTCAGTCGGCTGAGGTGGGCTGTCCGGCTCCGGCTCTATCTCGTATGGCGCGGCATACCGTTAAATCTGGAGAAAGCTTAGAGTCGATCGCGTCTCGCTACAATCTAATCCCGGCAACCCTTATGGGATTGAATCCAAATGTGCGATCGGGAAAAGCCACGGTGGGACAACAACTGATGATTCCCCCCTACAACGGAATTCGCGTAGAAGTGCCCTCTGGACAGAGCCTAAAGGATTTGGCAGCGCGGTATCGAGTGCGCCCCGATGTGCTGTATGAGGTAAATGGCTGTCAGCGATCGCCAAAAGTGGTATTTGTTCCGGGTGTGAACTGGTCGCCGAATGAAGCAACCGCACCAACCTTGGTGGGAGTTTCCAGCGTGTTATCGGGTTCACCTTTGTCGGGATCAGCCCCGATCGCGCTTGGTTTCGGTTGGTACTTGCCGAATAGAGCGACGAAACCTGTGTTTCACAGTGGGATTGATTTACTGGCAAGTCTGGGAACTCCGGCTCAAGCGATCGGCGAGGGTACCGTTGCGTTTGCGGGTAATCAAGGCGCATATGGAAACCTGGTTGTGATCAATCACCAGCAGGGCTATCAAACGCGCTATGCTCAATTGGCAAGAATTAACGTCAAAGTGGGGCAAAAGATCAAGCGCGGTACGACGATCGGAACCGTTGGACAGACTGGAACCCCAACGACCTCGCAACCTCATTTGCATTTTGAAGTGCGATCGAACTCTAAATTAGGGTGGGTGGCAGAAGATCCGATCGCTTTTATTCGGAAATGA
- a CDS encoding alpha/beta fold hydrolase: MESGKRIEVGSLNWFYREAEPTNDSARTPVILLHGLVSQGYSWRNVLPVLAEQGFRAIAPDWIGCGYSSMPDRRDFAYTPDAFISALEALIAQFGFEKVSIVAQGFLGSVGIQYALRHPEQVERLAIFNCPIAEGAKLPWKLQQMSIPLVGDMMTQDPLLVDRTLEGAGGYRIEDSDLDVYRRPWLKTSDVGRSLLAILQNLQLKQATAEIEAGLATWKNPLLIGWGMRDPWLSIAPARSLKAELAELDEVGHYPQEDWHEKVCEALIPFLKRQAV, encoded by the coding sequence ATGGAGTCAGGCAAGCGGATTGAGGTTGGATCGCTGAATTGGTTTTACCGTGAGGCAGAACCGACGAATGATAGCGCTCGCACTCCGGTCATTTTGCTGCATGGCTTAGTTTCTCAGGGTTACAGCTGGCGCAATGTTTTACCCGTTCTAGCAGAACAAGGATTTAGAGCGATCGCACCCGATTGGATCGGCTGTGGGTATTCGAGTATGCCGGATCGCCGCGACTTTGCTTATACGCCCGATGCGTTTATTTCGGCACTCGAAGCGTTGATTGCTCAGTTTGGATTTGAAAAGGTGTCGATCGTCGCTCAAGGCTTTCTCGGTTCAGTCGGAATTCAATACGCGCTCAGACACCCGGAGCAGGTTGAGCGACTGGCGATTTTTAACTGTCCGATCGCTGAAGGTGCAAAACTGCCTTGGAAACTACAACAAATGAGCATTCCATTGGTGGGCGACATGATGACGCAAGATCCACTTCTGGTTGATCGCACCCTAGAGGGCGCTGGTGGTTATCGGATCGAAGATTCTGATCTCGATGTGTATCGTCGTCCGTGGCTGAAAACTTCGGATGTGGGTCGATCGCTGCTGGCGATTCTTCAAAACTTACAGCTTAAGCAAGCGACCGCAGAAATTGAGGCAGGCTTGGCGACTTGGAAAAATCCACTCCTGATCGGCTGGGGAATGCGTGATCCTTGGTTGTCGATCGCTCCGGCACGATCGCTCAAAGCCGAACTCGCTGAGCTTGATGAAGTGGGACATTACCCGCAAGAAGACTGGCACGAAAAAGTGTGCGAAGCCCTAATTCCATTTCTGAAAAGACAAGCAGTTTAG
- the cobA gene encoding uroporphyrinogen-III C-methyltransferase: MSGKVFLVGSGPGDIGNLTMRAYQLLTQAEVLVYDALIDSQFLELAPETCLKLNVGKRGGQPSMKQDEIDRLLVEQCQQGKQVVRLKSGDPFIFGRTTSEIQALKSANCAYEVVPGISSALAAPLFANIPLTDPVLSRGFTVITAHEPERLNWQNLAQLDTLVILMGGKHLPLIVEQLRHQGKSEQTPIAIIRWAGHPQQEIWSSTLSEILAEVNPQRLSPCVIVIGEVVRLRSFL; the protein is encoded by the coding sequence ATGTCAGGTAAAGTCTTCCTTGTCGGATCAGGTCCTGGCGACATCGGCAATTTAACCATGCGAGCTTATCAACTGCTTACTCAAGCAGAAGTCCTCGTTTACGATGCGCTAATCGATTCGCAATTTCTAGAACTTGCTCCAGAAACTTGTCTCAAGCTCAATGTGGGCAAACGGGGCGGACAGCCGAGCATGAAACAAGACGAGATCGATCGACTCCTCGTTGAACAATGTCAGCAAGGTAAGCAAGTCGTCCGGCTCAAAAGCGGTGATCCGTTCATTTTCGGGCGAACCACCTCAGAAATTCAGGCACTCAAATCTGCAAATTGTGCTTACGAAGTCGTTCCGGGAATTTCTTCAGCATTAGCGGCTCCATTGTTTGCCAACATTCCGCTTACCGATCCTGTCCTAAGTCGCGGATTTACGGTGATCACTGCCCACGAGCCAGAACGGCTCAACTGGCAGAATCTTGCCCAACTCGATACACTTGTCATTCTGATGGGAGGAAAACATTTGCCTCTGATTGTCGAACAGCTACGCCATCAGGGAAAATCAGAACAGACCCCGATCGCGATTATTCGCTGGGCGGGTCATCCACAGCAGGAGATCTGGAGCAGTACACTCTCGGAGATTCTAGCAGAGGTCAATCCGCAACGATTGTCGCCTTGTGTGATTGTGATTGGGGAAGTTGTTAGGCTACGATCGTTCTTATGA